The stretch of DNA TTTAATTCGAAAAGTCCAACAAAGAGGGATTACCGTCCTGTTAATTGAGCATGACATGCCTCTTGTTATGAAACTGTGCGACCGAATTACCGTTTTAAACTTTGGGAAGAAACTTGCTGAAGGAACACCTGAGGAAATTCAAAACAATCAAGCGGTTATTGAAGCCTACCTCGGAAAAGAGGAGGAAGATGATATTGCTTAAAGTATCTGGAATTGAGACTTTTTATGGGAAAATTCAGGCGCTAAAAGGAGTCAGTCTTGAAGTGGAACAAGGGAAGATTGTAACCATCCTTGGTGCCAATGGAGCCGGAAAAACGACTACCATGAAAACCATAGCAGGTTTATTAAAGCCAAAGCAGGGATCTGTTGAGTTTTTTGGAGAAGATGTTACAGGTTTCAGGCCTGACCAGCTTGTTAGAAAGGGGATTGCTCTTGTTCCTGAGGGAAGAGCGATTCTATCGAGTATGACGGTGATGGAAAACCTTGAAATGGGAGCTTACCATCGAAACGATAAAGAGATTGGAAAAGATATTGAAGATGTCATGAAGCACTTCCCGATTCTAAAAGAAAGAAAGAATCAGTTGGGCGGTACCCTTTCTGGTGGGCAGCAACAAATGTTGGCTATAGCAAGGGCATTACTTTCACGGCCAAAACTATTACTTCTAGATGAGCCATCTATGGGACTTGCTCCTTTAATTGTAGCGGATATTTTTAAGATTATAAGAGAAATAAAAGATACTGGCACAACCGTGCTCCTCGTTGAACAAAACGCAAAGCAAGCATTGAAGGTCGCTGACTATGGATACGTTTTGGAAACCGGAAAAGTCATTATTAGCGGAAAAGCAGAAACTCTTTTAGAAGATCCTAGAATAGTAGAGGCATACCTTGGAAGAAGATCAAGTTAGAGGGATTCTGGTTCTAGGGACAGTCCCCCGGCGCTTTAGCGCAGCGGGGGACTGTCCCCAACCTTTAATTTCCTTTGAATAGGTAGGGATAATATGTTTTAATTAACAGATAGGATTGCCAAAGTGATGGTTCTGGTGGTTTTTGACTTATTCGAAGTGTTTTTTTATGAACTACGAGAACTGTTTCTGTGGATGGAGGGCCCAGCTTTTTCAAAGCTGGGCCTATCCGTTTCTTTATTAAAAGGTCTCTAGATTTGTAGCAAACAAGAAAGCAATACAGCAAGAAAGAAGGATTTGACATGATTGATACAAAGATTGATAAAAAAACAGAGAATACTTTACTGCGTGCGTTACATAATGCAAAGGCACATAGCCGACAAATGCAAATGAGAAGAGAAAAGGAGCTTTGGAAGCAAATTGATACTCCATGCCGCCTCATTGATGTATTAGGTTTGTTGAAAAAGCATGAATTGGATTTTATTCGTAAAAGACTTGATCTTAAAGGTCTAAGCTCACTCAATAAGGGTGCGTTAGCTAGCGAGCTTGAACGATTGATTCCGGCCAATTTCAAAAAGATCCTACATATGTTAGATCAAGAGAGATATGATCTGATCCGTGAAATTGTTAGTAACTCAAGGTACTCCATTTCAAATAGCCGGTTTACTATTTCAAAAGTTGAATCACTCATGGAGTGGGGGATTATTTTTCCAGGTGTTGATCAGGACCAAAAGTTTCTTACTATGCCTTCTGAGCTTATGGATCTTTTTACAAAAATGGATGGACCTGAACTGAAGAATATTATTCGTCGGAATACCGAGTGGATCCGTCTTACTCATGGGATGCTTTATTATTATGGGGTTATGGATACCTCTCTTCTTTTAGATAGAATAAGCCAGCTAACTCTGCAAAAAGTAGATTCTTTAGATTACCTGAGGGTTTTCTCTGCTGCAAGTAACTATTATAAGCAAGCGAAATTTTCTTATAAGGTACTTGGATTAGAAGACCATCGCGTACACGATGCTAAGGAATTAATGGACGAACAGAACAAGAAAGCGGCTATTGATTATTATCCGTTTACAAAAGAACAGCTATCACGAGCGGGAGAGCCTGGTTTTATTGAGCGAAATCCTTCCATGGTAAAGTTCTTAGACTTTCTATTCGAACATTATGATCTAACGCATTCAGAGACAGAAGATATAGCCAAAGAGCTAATTAATATCATCAATTTGGATGAACATCCGTCGATGATTATCAAGTACTTAAGCACCCGCTTAGAGTTCCCAACCTTTGAATTCGTTCAGGAAATCACGGCGCTGATAATGGAGTTATATAACCAGACTCGCATGTGGGTGCTAAAAGGATATGCGCCTTCAGAGCTGGCTCAAGAAGAGAAGAAGCACTTGCTTCCACTACCATCTGATGATGAAAACAAAAAAGTAGGTCGTAATGATCCGTGCCCTTGCGGAAGTGGGAAGAAATATAAGAAGTGTTGTGGAAAATAAGTTTGGGTTGGGGACAGTCCCCCGGCGCTTTAGCGCAGTGGGGGACTGTCCCCAACTTTTTTTTCAATCATGTAAAACTTTTCTTAGAGATATACGTCTAAACATCAAAGCTCATAAATAGGGGGATGAAGGTGTCGGATATACGAGATAGAGAAATCTTGAGATGGTATGAGGAGTTTAACGAATCTATTTTTAAGTATATTTTTATAATGATCCAAGATTACCAGCAAGCAGAAGATTTGAGGCACGAGGTCTTTTTAAAGGCCTATGTTCATTATGATTCTTTTCGGCGTCAATCCAACCCAAAAACATGGCTTTATAGTATCGCGCATAATCTAACCATTGATTTTATCCGAAAGCGGAAGCCGATATTATTTTTACAAGAAGCGTTTTTGTTTAAGAAGGATCCGAATCCGTTACCTGAAGAAAAGATAGAAATAAAAGAGAGCGCATATGAACTTTATAAAGCATTGGGGGCCATTAAAGATTCCTACAGGGAAGTGATTATCTTGAGGAAAATTAAAGAGTTTTCGATTGAGGAAACAGCGGAGATTTTAGGCTGGTCTGGTAGTAAGGTGAAATCTACTCTTTTTCGAGCGATTCCCGTATTGGAGAAGCAACTGTTAAAGGAGGGATATCTGCTTGAAGAAACCATATAAGGGGAGTATATTGGATAGCGAGTTAGCTCAATTCGAGGCAGATATCGTTTGGAAAAACGGTCAAAGTGATGAGATGAGAGAGCGATTGATAAGGGATTTACATAAGCTTTCCGTAAAAACTAGGCGGAATAAAGGTTTTGCCTTTCCTGTAAGAATGTGTGTAGCGGCTGCTGTGATAGCGATAGCTTTTGTTCTAGTTAAACAGGAAGATTTCAATCGCAGCCATTCATCACGCAGCTCGGATCCTGAAGGGATAAACACTTTCGAGCAACCCATTCAAAATAAGGATGTATCCGTTACTTTTTCAAGGGAAGAGCAAGATTTGATCGAAAAAGGTACCAGCGATCAGGAACGCTTTTTAACAGAAGAAGCTGTTATTCCGTCTACGGTCATCCTTCCTTCGATTGCAGGAAAACCAGAGATCGCTGCAACGAAGGATCAGGGGCGGGTTCTAGCGAGTGTCACTTACCCTGTTACAGATGGAAAATCCATATCGATTGAAACGGCTATTAATCAACGTGGTTCTGCGAAACGGGCTTATGATTCGTTGGTAAAAAGGTATTTTGGTTTTAGCTCTATGTTAACCATTGGAGGTCACCAGGCTATTCTAGTAAATCCTTTTGAAGCAGATGGGGTTCATCGGTTAATTGTGGTCAGTGATGGATATATCTATTCTATTTCAGGTGGAAAAAGTAGTGACGATGTGATAAAACTGGCTAAGTCCATTCAATTTAGTAAATAGTTTTTTAATAGAGAGGTGCTTGTATGAAAATCGATTCACCTAGAATTTCACCTGATCGATCGACTAAGAAGTTCCATGATATCTTTTATGAAGAGGATTCCATCTTAGAAATGTGCACCATTGTGGATTCTGTGTTTGAAAATGAAGTGGTTGATCGCGTGCGGTTATCGAATGCGGTGGTGAAAAATTGCAGGTTCAACCAAACGGATTTCGGAAGCGGCGATTTTACGGATGTGTGTTTTGAGAACTGTGATTTTTCCAATGTCAATTTGAGTAAGGCTTCTATTCATCGCGTAGAGTTTAAAAATTGTAAGCTGGTCGGTGTGAATTTTGCAGAGTCTAGCTTTGGAAACGTTGGATTTTCGAATTCGGTGTTAAATTTGGCGACCTTCGGAAATTCGAAGCTGGAGAAGGTAGTTTTTCAGGATGTTTCTTTGAGAAATACCGATTTTTATGATTGTAAGCTTAAGAAAGTGAATTATCAATTCTGTCAGCTGGACGGAGCAAACTTTGACCAAACATCATTAAAGGGAATCGATATTAGTTCCTCCACCTTTGATACACTCACGGTTTCCATGGAAAAACTAGTTGGCTGCAAGGTATCCTCTCACCAGGCGATACAGTTTGCGGCGTTGATGGGATTGGTTGTTAAAGAATAGAAAAAGTTTGGGGACAGTCCCCCAGCGCTTTAGCGCGGTGGGGGACTGTCCCTCTCTAATTGTTTATTATTCAAAAAATATGTTCATTCTAGTAACATAGTATTTGTTTATGAGTGAGGCTAGAATAGCAAGTATAGTGGTTTTTCAGTTTGATTTTTCAATTAAAGAAAAATGAGGATATATGTCAAGCTAGTAAGGAGGGGAATGATGGTCCGTTCATTAACTGCTTCAGATGTTAAAAAAATGTTCTCTTCATCTAACTACCGGAAAGGGCATAATTATTACAACCAAGGAAGAGTAATAGAATTGACTTTCGATTCTAATAAAGAGGCGTGGTCCGGAGTAGTCTCGGGAGCAGAGCGATATCGGGTGATGGTCCAGGAAAATGAGAGTGGTTTTGAGTTTGAGTGCTCCTGTCCTGCCTTTCATCGTTATGACGAGGAATGTAAACATGTGGTTGCCGTTATGATCCAAATCCAAGAAACGGAATCAATGGGAGGACAGGTCTTTTCTGCTAAGGATTGGATGCAAGCAAGACAACAAGAGCTAAAGAGACAGCAAGAAGAGTTAGTTAGACAGCAGCAAGATAGACAAGCGGCCTATGTTAAGAAGATTACGAATCAGTTTATTGACACTTTCGCTTCCTATCAACATGAAAGCATGTTCCAAGAGGGGACGACAGAAAAACAACCACTGATGGTGGAGTGGATTTGTATCATTCACAGAACTTATAAACATATTGTTCTCACGTTAGAGATGAAGGTGGGGCAAAAGCGAACGTATGTGGTCAAAAATTTAGTAGATTTCCTTCAGGCTATCATACAAAAAAAGCAGTACCCTTTTACCAAAACCTTTTCATATGATCCAAATGAATATACCTTTATGGAAAAGGATCAGGAAATTATTGATCTTTTGCATGAGGCTTTAAATTATGAAGAAATCTATCGAAACCTTCAATCACCATTCGCCCCATATGGTAGGGTATCTGATAATCGGGGGATAACCATTTCTCCTATAATAGCAGACCAACTACTAGAAATACTTGCGGAAAGTCAAATAGAATTTCGGAATAAAGGTGTTACGTATCATCAGTTAACACTCCATAAAGACGAATTGCCCTATAGATTTCAACTAGATCAAGGAAACAATGAAGCATTTAATTTAGATGTAACTGCTTTTGAGCTTGTGGAATATCTTGACTTGTATGGTTATGTGGTAAGGCAGAATGACATTTATAAGCTGACTCCTATGCAACAATCCTTTGTAAAAGAGTTAAAAAGACTGGTTCAGCAAGCAAAAACAACCGTCTTACCCATTAGTCATGATCAAATAGAACCACTTCTCACCTACGTCGTGCCGATGATGGATGAAATTGGCACGCTAAAAATTGCCGATAGTATCTCTACGAAAATAATGAAATTTCCTTTACAAGCTAAGATGTATGTTGATTACATCGATGATTTTTTACAGGTGACGTTGGAATATCATTACGGAGAAACGACGATTAATCCCTTTGTGGAAATTACTAGAAAATCAGAGAGTAATCCTATTTTATTGAGAGATGCAGAAAAGGAACAATGGATTAAACATGTCATCGAGTCGAGCGCACTCCAGTCCAATGGGCAGACACTTTTTGTAAAGGAAGAAGAGGAAATCTTTGAATTTTTATATAAAACCCTTCCTCGACTAGAGGATCAGGTAGATATTTTCTTAACGAAACCAGTCAAAGCTCTCCTTCTAGCTGAGCAGTATACTCCAGTGCCCCGTATCGATGTGGACTCATCCGGAAATTGGTTAGAAGTTCGTTTTGACATGGAAGGGATTGAGCAAGAAGATATCCAACATATCTTGCGTCATGTGGTTGAAAAAAAGAGATATTATCGACTGCCAAATGGGGTGTTTGTTTCGCTTGAATCAGAGGGATTTGAAATGGTCCAGCATATGCTTCATGATCTCCACATTCAATCGTCGGAACTGGAAGAGGAGTCCATCCGCCTCCCGTTGTACAGAGGGCTTCAACTAGAAGAACTAGTTTCAGGAGAAAGAGGAAATAAGGCGAAGTATGGAAAAGCTTTTCGACAATTACTTACTCGTCTAAAAAATCCTGATGAGCTGGACTTTGAGGTTCCAGACTCTCTGCATGCAGAGCTACGAGACTATCAAAACTATGGATTTCAGTGGCTAAGTACACTAAAATATTATGGACTTGGTGGGATTCTGGCAGATGATATGGGCTTAGGAAAAACGCTGCAGAGTATTGCACTATTATTGGCAGATAAAAAGAAATACGAGGAAAGAAAGCCATCCCTTATATTGGCACCTGCTTCCCTCGTATATAATTGGAAAAATGAACTTGTGAAATTTGCACCATCCTTACGTGTGGAAGTGTTGATTGGTTCGCCTCAAGAGCGGTTGGACATGCTTCAGTGTGCAACTCCTCCTGATATCTGGATTACATCTTATCCCACATTGCGTCAGGATATCGAATATTATCAACAGCATGAGTTTCGCACGCTTATTTTAGATGAAGCGCAAGCTGTAAAAAATTATGCAACAAAAACAGCGAAGGCCGTAAGAGATATAAAAGCAGATACTCGTTTTGCACTTAGTGGAACGCCGATTGAAAATTCCATAGATGAGCTATGGTCGATTTTCCAAACTATCATGCCGGATTTCTTCCCAAACCAAAATGCCTTCCGCCAGTTGTCACCTGAAAAGGTTGGAAAGATGATTCAACCATTTTTACTCCGAAGGGTGAAAAAAGAGGTATTGAAGGAATTGCCGGATAAAATTGAGACGGTTCATGTTTCTGATCTTACGAAGCAGCAAAAAGAACTGTATCTTGCTTATTTGGATAAAATTAGAACGGAAACAACGGATTCGCTGGATGGAGAGGGTTTTCAAAAAAGTCGGATAAAGATTCTTGCTGGTTTAACAAGGCTCCGTCAATTGTGCTGTCATCCTTCTTTATTTTTAGATAATTATAAGGGTGACTCAGGCAAGCTCCAACAATTAATGGAACTTGTCGTGAATGCGCTTGAAAATGGTAGGAGATTACTCATTTTCTCTCAATTTAGTAGTATGCTACGTTTAATCAGTAAATCCCTAGAGAAGGCGGACTTAGGTTTCTTTTATTTAGATGGGAAAACGGCCTCAGAGAAACGTGTTCAATTGGTAGATCGTTTTAATAACGGGGAATCGGACATTTTTCTCATTTCATTGAAAGCAGGAAATACCGGATTGAATTTAACTGGAGCGGATACGGTGATTTTATATGATCTTTGGTGGAACCCGGCTGTGGAAGAACAGGCAGCAGGGCGAGCGCATCGAATGGGGCAGAAGAAGGTCGTCCAGGTGATACGCTTAATCACGCAAGGAACCATCGAAGAAAAAATGTATGAGTTACAGCAAAGGAAGAAAGAACTCATTGAAACCGTCATTGCACAAGATGACCAATCCCTATCGAGAATCACCGAACAGGATATAAGGGAGATATTGAATATTTAATTTTGGGGACAGTCCCCCAGCGCTTTAAAGCAGCGGGGGACAGTCCCCTTTTTTCCGCACGAGGTTACTCTAAAATTTTCGGAATTTGATAAGTCTTTAGTTTGTAGAAAATGCTAGAATAGAGATGCAACTGAATATTGTGAGGGTGGATGGTTGTCGCTCTTCTTTCCGGTTTAGGAGAGGAGGTGATGATCATGGAAACATTTCTTGATATTATACGAGAAATTTCTAAAGGGATTTTGCGTGAAGTTGTCGCTTATTTCTTTAAGAAAATCGTTCTAGATAACAAGAAAACCACCCCGCGCCGTAGGAAGCAAAAGGGTGGTTCGCTCAAATAACTAACATAGACAACCACCACCCTGACGGTAGAGGTTGCAAGGAGAAGTGTTACCAGCACTTCTCTTTTTTATTATATAACTATTATAAACAAATATATTCCTCTATAAAAGTAAATTGCTATAGTTTCATTTTGGGGACAGTCCCCCAACGCTTTAAAGCAGCGGGGGACTGTCCCCAAATCTTTATACCGCTAATCTCTTGACTTCTTTGTATTCCGGTTTCCACATGGCGTTTGCTACTGCTTTTTCTACGTCAACCATGTTAATGTTGGCCTTGGCGATTCCTTCTGCGATGGCGGACTTGGCTACTTCGATGGCTACGTATTCTGATACCTCTTGCAATTTGTTGATGGACGGCAGCAATGGCGCGCCTGGCTTACTGCTTTCGGACATGGTTGCCACAGCGGTTGCTGCTGCGGCCAGCATGCCCTTTGAGATGATCTCCGCTTTTGCCACGATAGCGCCGAGCCCTAATCCTGGGAAAACAAAAGCATTATTCGATTGGCCAATTTCGTAGCTGACTCCGTTGTAAACAACATTATCAAATGGACTACCGGTAGCCATCAACACCTTGCCATCGGTCCATTGAATCAAATCTGCCGGTACAGCTTCCGCCAAGGACGTTGGATTGGACATCGGCATAATAATCGGGCGCTCCACGTGTTTCGCCATTTCCCGCACAATCTCCTCCGTGAAGGCTCCCGCTTGTCCGGAAGTACCAATCAATATCGTTGGCTTCACTCTTTTAACCACTTCCATCAATGAGATGATGCCGTCTTCATTTCGTTCCCATTCCCGAACCTCTTCAGCCCGACGTGCGTATGGTTTCTGGAATGTAAAAACATCTGAAATGTCATCTGTCAACAATCCGCGGTAGTCTACCGCCCAGAAGCGGTCATACGCCTCTTCCTTGGATAAGCCATCGAAAATCATCGCCTCTGCCATCTGATCAGCGTTTCCAATTCCGGCGGCTCCAGGTCCAAACACAACAATCCGCTGTTCCTTCAAAGGCACCCCCGTCACTTTTAAGGCAGACATAACCGCTGCAAGGGTCACCGCACCTGTTCCCTGGATATCATCGTTAAAGGTAAGGGTTTTTTCTCCGTATTTTTCTAAGATATTCCGTGCATTAACATTGCCGAGATCCTCCCAGTGAAGCAGCACCTCTGGGAAGAATTTTCTTGCTGTAGAAACAAATAAATCGATGAACTCGTCATAGCGCTCTCCGCGGACGCGCGGGAATTTGTTTCCGATATAAAAAGGATCTTCCATTAAAGACTGATTGTTCGTCCCCACATCGAGTACAATCGGCAGCACCCGGCTAGGATCAATACCCGCCGCCGCTGTATAAACGGCTAATTTCCCGATGGCGATATTAATGCCCCCGACACCTTGATCACCGATTCCGAGGATGCTTTCTGAATCCGTCACAACGATTAGATCAATTCCGTTTTTAGGCTGCCCGAGGTTCCTAAAAGCAGCTTCGACTCCCTCCGGATCTTCGATTGATAAATACATGCCCCCAGGACGGCGATAGACATGTGAGTATTGTTCAATGGCTTCTCCAACAGTTGGCGTGTAGATAATTGGGAGCATTTCGCTTAGATGATCCTTTAACAAACGGTAAAAAAGAACCACATTTCGGTTATATAAATCGTAAAGGAGTCCATTTTTAAACAAATTGGTGGTCCGGGCAGAATATTGCTCATACGCTCTTTTCGCCTGTTCCTCCAAGCTCAGAACATGGGGAGGTAATAATCCCTCTAGTCCCAACTCTTCCCGTTCCTTTTTTGAAAAAGCAACCCCTTTGTTTAAAAATGGATTCGATAGAATCTCTTTTCCCTTTAAAGTGGTCTGTATTACTTTTGTATTCATGGATGCTGTCATGGTCGTTCCTACTTTCTTTTCATCTATTAAACTTACTAAAAGCAGGCACCACTAGTGGCTGCCTGCTCATATGGTCGACGACATTTGCTGCAGTTAAGCAGAGATTTTTCCTGCAACGGTCTCCTGTGAAGGGTTAAATTCTCCTTCTGTCTTAGAAATGACTACTGTTGCAACCCCATTCCCAATCAGGTTCGTAATGGCGCGCGCTTCTGACATGAAGCGGTCTACACCAAGGATGAGGGCCATTCCTTCTACCGGGATGGAAGGGAATACTGCAAGTGTAGCTGCAAGT from Bacillus sp. SLBN-46 encodes:
- a CDS encoding ABC transporter ATP-binding protein, whose translation is MLKVSGIETFYGKIQALKGVSLEVEQGKIVTILGANGAGKTTTMKTIAGLLKPKQGSVEFFGEDVTGFRPDQLVRKGIALVPEGRAILSSMTVMENLEMGAYHRNDKEIGKDIEDVMKHFPILKERKNQLGGTLSGGQQQMLAIARALLSRPKLLLLDEPSMGLAPLIVADIFKIIREIKDTGTTVLLVEQNAKQALKVADYGYVLETGKVIISGKAETLLEDPRIVEAYLGRRSS
- a CDS encoding SEC-C metal-binding domain-containing protein, which encodes MIDTKIDKKTENTLLRALHNAKAHSRQMQMRREKELWKQIDTPCRLIDVLGLLKKHELDFIRKRLDLKGLSSLNKGALASELERLIPANFKKILHMLDQERYDLIREIVSNSRYSISNSRFTISKVESLMEWGIIFPGVDQDQKFLTMPSELMDLFTKMDGPELKNIIRRNTEWIRLTHGMLYYYGVMDTSLLLDRISQLTLQKVDSLDYLRVFSAASNYYKQAKFSYKVLGLEDHRVHDAKELMDEQNKKAAIDYYPFTKEQLSRAGEPGFIERNPSMVKFLDFLFEHYDLTHSETEDIAKELINIINLDEHPSMIIKYLSTRLEFPTFEFVQEITALIMELYNQTRMWVLKGYAPSELAQEEKKHLLPLPSDDENKKVGRNDPCPCGSGKKYKKCCGK
- a CDS encoding RNA polymerase sigma factor translates to MKVSDIRDREILRWYEEFNESIFKYIFIMIQDYQQAEDLRHEVFLKAYVHYDSFRRQSNPKTWLYSIAHNLTIDFIRKRKPILFLQEAFLFKKDPNPLPEEKIEIKESAYELYKALGAIKDSYREVIILRKIKEFSIEETAEILGWSGSKVKSTLFRAIPVLEKQLLKEGYLLEETI
- a CDS encoding pentapeptide repeat-containing protein; the encoded protein is MKIDSPRISPDRSTKKFHDIFYEEDSILEMCTIVDSVFENEVVDRVRLSNAVVKNCRFNQTDFGSGDFTDVCFENCDFSNVNLSKASIHRVEFKNCKLVGVNFAESSFGNVGFSNSVLNLATFGNSKLEKVVFQDVSLRNTDFYDCKLKKVNYQFCQLDGANFDQTSLKGIDISSSTFDTLTVSMEKLVGCKVSSHQAIQFAALMGLVVKE
- a CDS encoding DEAD/DEAH box helicase, with translation MMVRSLTASDVKKMFSSSNYRKGHNYYNQGRVIELTFDSNKEAWSGVVSGAERYRVMVQENESGFEFECSCPAFHRYDEECKHVVAVMIQIQETESMGGQVFSAKDWMQARQQELKRQQEELVRQQQDRQAAYVKKITNQFIDTFASYQHESMFQEGTTEKQPLMVEWICIIHRTYKHIVLTLEMKVGQKRTYVVKNLVDFLQAIIQKKQYPFTKTFSYDPNEYTFMEKDQEIIDLLHEALNYEEIYRNLQSPFAPYGRVSDNRGITISPIIADQLLEILAESQIEFRNKGVTYHQLTLHKDELPYRFQLDQGNNEAFNLDVTAFELVEYLDLYGYVVRQNDIYKLTPMQQSFVKELKRLVQQAKTTVLPISHDQIEPLLTYVVPMMDEIGTLKIADSISTKIMKFPLQAKMYVDYIDDFLQVTLEYHYGETTINPFVEITRKSESNPILLRDAEKEQWIKHVIESSALQSNGQTLFVKEEEEIFEFLYKTLPRLEDQVDIFLTKPVKALLLAEQYTPVPRIDVDSSGNWLEVRFDMEGIEQEDIQHILRHVVEKKRYYRLPNGVFVSLESEGFEMVQHMLHDLHIQSSELEEESIRLPLYRGLQLEELVSGERGNKAKYGKAFRQLLTRLKNPDELDFEVPDSLHAELRDYQNYGFQWLSTLKYYGLGGILADDMGLGKTLQSIALLLADKKKYEERKPSLILAPASLVYNWKNELVKFAPSLRVEVLIGSPQERLDMLQCATPPDIWITSYPTLRQDIEYYQQHEFRTLILDEAQAVKNYATKTAKAVRDIKADTRFALSGTPIENSIDELWSIFQTIMPDFFPNQNAFRQLSPEKVGKMIQPFLLRRVKKEVLKELPDKIETVHVSDLTKQQKELYLAYLDKIRTETTDSLDGEGFQKSRIKILAGLTRLRQLCCHPSLFLDNYKGDSGKLQQLMELVVNALENGRRLLIFSQFSSMLRLISKSLEKADLGFFYLDGKTASEKRVQLVDRFNNGESDIFLISLKAGNTGLNLTGADTVILYDLWWNPAVEEQAAGRAHRMGQKKVVQVIRLITQGTIEEKMYELQQRKKELIETVIAQDDQSLSRITEQDIREILNI
- a CDS encoding NAD-dependent malic enzyme; translation: MNTKVIQTTLKGKEILSNPFLNKGVAFSKKEREELGLEGLLPPHVLSLEEQAKRAYEQYSARTTNLFKNGLLYDLYNRNVVLFYRLLKDHLSEMLPIIYTPTVGEAIEQYSHVYRRPGGMYLSIEDPEGVEAAFRNLGQPKNGIDLIVVTDSESILGIGDQGVGGINIAIGKLAVYTAAAGIDPSRVLPIVLDVGTNNQSLMEDPFYIGNKFPRVRGERYDEFIDLFVSTARKFFPEVLLHWEDLGNVNARNILEKYGEKTLTFNDDIQGTGAVTLAAVMSALKVTGVPLKEQRIVVFGPGAAGIGNADQMAEAMIFDGLSKEEAYDRFWAVDYRGLLTDDISDVFTFQKPYARRAEEVREWERNEDGIISLMEVVKRVKPTILIGTSGQAGAFTEEIVREMAKHVERPIIMPMSNPTSLAEAVPADLIQWTDGKVLMATGSPFDNVVYNGVSYEIGQSNNAFVFPGLGLGAIVAKAEIISKGMLAAAATAVATMSESSKPGAPLLPSINKLQEVSEYVAIEVAKSAIAEGIAKANINMVDVEKAVANAMWKPEYKEVKRLAV